The proteins below are encoded in one region of Tessaracoccus aquimaris:
- a CDS encoding acyl-CoA thioesterase has product MFVYACPLRWSDLDAQGHVNNAVIVDYLQEARVAFLREGPASELLDSGVVVVSHEVEYHRPIGYSDDPVTVELGMAKVGASRIEIAYRVLQDGELAVVARTALCAFDFDEQRPVRLLPEHRAFFQEHLIDAERLRRIPAPDLDGRGASVPLAVRWSDLDSYGHVNNAVLFDYIQQARVTATTLWDPTMARAGTKGSDRLWLVVRQDVDYLVQLSHRIAPYALLVAPVKLGGTSITLATEFVDPGTGLVFARARTVLVCADLSGRPVDLGDATRAALEPHLV; this is encoded by the coding sequence GTGTTCGTCTACGCCTGCCCCTTGCGCTGGTCCGATCTTGACGCGCAGGGGCACGTCAACAACGCCGTCATCGTCGACTACCTGCAGGAGGCGCGCGTCGCTTTCCTGCGCGAGGGTCCCGCCTCCGAACTGCTGGACAGCGGCGTGGTCGTGGTGTCGCACGAGGTGGAGTACCACCGTCCGATCGGGTACTCGGACGATCCGGTGACCGTCGAGCTCGGCATGGCGAAGGTGGGTGCCTCGCGCATCGAGATCGCCTACCGGGTGCTTCAGGACGGTGAGCTCGCCGTGGTCGCACGGACGGCGCTGTGCGCCTTCGACTTCGACGAGCAGCGCCCCGTCCGGCTCCTGCCAGAGCACCGGGCGTTCTTCCAGGAGCACCTGATCGACGCGGAACGGCTGCGCCGGATCCCGGCGCCCGACCTGGATGGCAGGGGCGCCTCGGTGCCGCTCGCGGTGCGCTGGTCCGATCTTGACTCGTACGGGCACGTCAACAACGCGGTGCTGTTCGACTACATCCAGCAGGCCCGCGTCACGGCGACCACGCTGTGGGACCCGACGATGGCGAGGGCGGGCACGAAGGGCAGCGACCGGCTGTGGCTCGTGGTGCGCCAGGACGTCGACTACCTGGTGCAGTTGTCGCACCGGATCGCGCCGTACGCGCTGCTGGTCGCCCCCGTGAAGTTGGGTGGCACGTCCATCACGCTCGCGACGGAGTTCGTCGATCCGGGCACTGGGCTCGTCTTCGCCAGGGCAAGGACGGTTCTGGTGTGCGCCGATCTGTCTGGTCGTCCGGTCGACCTGGGCGACGCGACCCGAGCCGCGCTGGAACCGCACCTCGTCTGA